TTGCGGCCCTCAGGTGACTGAAAGGTGACAATCTCGTTGGGAAAGGTACTCATGAATGGCGGCAGACTTCTTCTGACGATTCTTAGTGGACGCTGTTCATGCCGGCCGCGACTGAGCGCGGCCGTAAGACGGCTTGCCAAAGTCTCCAAGTCGGGCAACATTGAAGTCGGCGTTTTCAGGAGGTTGCGACCTGCATCTTGTTTTCGCACGATAGCACCGGTTCAAGATCTTCAAACCATTGGTCCACTTCGGCCAAAGCTTCCCAGCCCCATGACGCTTGATCCTGCACCAGGGCAATGGCTGGCCAGATAATGCGATTGGCCAAGCGCGCATACTCAGCAGTTTCGAAAAGGGAATTTAGGTCATCGCTTGATGGCAGGCTCCACCCCCCGCGCGACATTTCTTCGCGATACAATTTCAAAACCCAGGGGCGATCCTCAAGGGGCAAACGCATGAGAAAAGTCGAAAGATCGTAGCTCGCAGGTCCGACGGCGACATGGTCCCAGTCGATCAGGCGCGCAAGAAGACCTTTTGCCGTAGGGATGACGAAAACGTTGATGGCCCATAGATCTCCATGCAGCAAAGTCTCCGGGCAGCCGCATTTGTCGAGCATCTGCGCACGCTGCGGAATTTCCCGCCTCAGGTCATAGAGCCGGTGCAGCAGGCGCTTGTGCAATTGAACATTCTGCGGCGCAGGTTCACAGACCTCGAGCGCGTACATGGCATCGCGCACGTTGGCTTGGTAAAAGTGAATGCCCAGGTCGCCGCCGTGCAATCGGACTTCTCCAAGCAGCGGATGACAGGCGAACTGTGTGTGCAGGCGGGCGATCATTTTGATTGCTGCACTGACGCACTCGCGATTGACTTGCTTCTGATTTAGTTCGTAGCAACCCAGGTCATCATAGACATGCCAGACACAATTCCCGTCTGGGTCTGCGACACTGCCCAATAACGCTGGACCGTGGTCGCTCATGCCAACGGCAGGCAGCCAGCGTCTATCAATCAGTTCAGTGCGTTGTGCGATCTCGGGCCTCAGGCGCTTAACTATGAGCTGGCGAGTTTGACCTTTGACAACAAAGCAGAGCCGGAACACGCGCGAACCACGCGGCTGCAAGGTTTGCTGCTCGATGAAGTGCCCGTCTGCCTCGCGACCGAGCAGCTTCTCCAGCAATCCCCGCAATTCGGTCAGGCCAGGCTGATCATGACCTTCAAGCACTCTCTCCAAACCCTCAATCACGTTAACTCCAACGCAAAGCGGTTAGCGCTTTCGGCATAGCGGGTTCGTAAAATCGCAGTGTGGGTATCGCCTTCAGCAGTTGGGCGGGAAGCGCAAACTCCAGCCCGGCTGTTGCCCAGCTCATTTGATTAATGAGGCGGAGAAGATTGCCACAAGCTGCGACGGCTTCAATGTCGTGTAAATCCAAATGTGGATGCCCACGATTTAAGACGGAGCAGTAAATGCTAAGGTCAGGACTTGCTGCGCGATCGATGGATTGAGCTAGATCAGCGGCCGGCAGGCCCCAGCCAGCGAATTCCCAGTCGAACGCCAGCAGTGCAGGGCCATTATCAGTTTCGCGAATACGCAGATTCTTAATGACGAAATCGCCATGCACGAGCGCCGGCGGCATCAGCTCAGATATTTTTTCAAGCTCACTCCAATGCGATTCCAAAACATCAAGATGAATGGCGATCTTGCGAAACAGCGCCGTATCCTCGGCCGATAGTGGAGTGCCGTAAAGGGAATGCACTATCGCCTGGCAATTGCGCAGTAATTGCAGGTAATAGTCGAGTTCGCGATTGGGAAGTAAGGATTTGAAGTCAGCCGCCGCGGTAGTTAACTGTATTTCCGCCAGCCAATAACCTGCCAACGCGCGGTGATCGGGAAGTTGGGGAGAATAAAAACATCCGGCGGCATCTTCGAGGAAAAGCCAGCAGAAGTCCCCATCCGGGTCTTCGAGCAGACCATAGCAAGCAAGCACGGGCATCCCCGTGCGAGGTAGGAGTTCCCCAAGGATGAATCGTTCGAGACGCGCCCTTGCTGTCCGGCATCTCTTGGCGATAACCCCCATGCGATGCTGCGTGGCGTGGTTGAGCCGATAAACGGTGCTGTATCGTCTCCGCTGCAGAACTTCGAGACTTCCTGGCTCCCAGGAATCCGATTGGAGTTGCAGCCAAGCCTGGACAGCTCGATGCTCTCCCACGCCTTCGGTCAAGACTTCCAGAATCTTATGTCTAGGCATTGGCATGGGTCCCCGCGACAGCCATGTGACTGCTTTGCGGCGCCAGTTCTCCCCGTGCAGCACGCTCGGCGGCGGCATAGAAGTACTGCGCTAACAAGTGCGGTGCATCCGGAACACCCTTGAAACCCGGAATGCTGCACATATCTACGACATACGGTATTCCTCCACTCTCGATAACATCCACACCGTATAAGTCGAGACCGAATGCGCGACCGCAGCGCAGGGCAATTTCACGTAACTCGGGCGAGAGCACGAAGGGTTCTCCCCGTTTTTCGTCTTCAGTCCGGCGGGGAAAAATCTTCTTTACTCCATAGAGTCGGCCGCCAATCGCGTAGATCTTCCGATCAACGCCATCGTTGGCATGAAAGCGCTGGGCAAACGCGGGCTCGCGGCCGCAATTCACCTGGGAAAGCTCAGCTGGGGATCGAATGATACGAACGTGATGGCCGCCTGTCCCCTGATACGGCTTGATGATGAGCGGCCCTGAGTCGAGCAGCGGAAGCAATTGAACAGGTTGCGATGCAACGTAGGTGGCAGGTGTAGGGATGCCCGAAGCCTGCAGGATTCGCGAAACGATGATCTTGTCGCGCAGGATCGCGGAAGTCGGGTACGGATTCACGATGACGGCACCCAACTCATGGAGCGCTCCCGACAAGCTGAGCGAGAGCCCGCTCGTGTGCCGCAGAACGTACAGGTCGTGTTCGACGCGGACTTGCGAGAGATCGAGCATCCCATGAACCGGATGGATGATGTCAGTAATTGCGCCGTATTCTGCCAGCAACTGCACCACGGCGGGCATGAAGCTCCGGCTCTTCTCGGAGTAATGTGGCAACAGGAACCCAATGCGCAATTTCTTCATAATCACGCTTTCACACCTGCAACACGGCCCGCGTACCTGGCTCAACCCCAACAAGCCTGCCCTTTTCGATCCTTACAACCACGTCGCACTGCTGCAATGCACTGGGCCGGTGAGTGATGACAAACGTTGTCCGTCCGCGAGCGAGCCGTTCCAACGCGTCCAAAATGGCAGCTTCGGTTTTCATGTCAACGGAACTGGTTGGCTCATCCAGAATCAGAATGGGCGCGTCCTTCAGGAACGCCCGCGCAATCGAAATGCGCTGGCGTTCGCCGCCGGAAAGGCGCATGCCGCGTTCGCCAACAACTGTTTCATAACTGCGTGGCAGGCCGAGAATGAAATCGTGCGCATTGGCAGCCTGGGCCGCAGCCATGATCTCCGCTTGGCTAGCGTTGGAACGGGCATACGCAATATTCTCGGCGATGCTGGTTGAAAATAGCACCGGCTCCTGAAGAACAATTGCGAACTGATTGCGCAAATCGGAAACCTTATAATCGCGAAGGTCCACACCATCGAGCAGGATTTCTCCCTGGCTGGGATCGTAGAAGCGAGTCAGCAAATTCACTAGTGTGGTTTTTCCTGCGCCGGTGGTTCCGATAATCCCGATGCAGCTGCCGGGGTATGCCTCAAACGATATGTCTTCAAGCACCAGTCGATCGTCATAAGCGAACGATACGTGACGAAATGTCATCGCACCTGAAGTTCGTACTAGTGGCCGTGCGAAGGGGCGCTCGAGCACATCGGGCGCTTCGTCCAGAAGCGCGAATGCGCGCTCGGCGCCAACAAAGTAGGTCTGCATGCTGGCCATTTTCTTGCCGATTGTCCGCAAAGGGCCGTAGACCTGACTCAAATAGCCCATCACTAATAGCAGACTGCCCAGCGTCAATTCTCCCGCTTTGATATCGTGCACGCCGATGTACAGCACAGTGGCCATGCCCATTGCTGTTAGGAATGCAAGCACAATCCCATAACTGCCCTGCAGTTTTTCCTGGTAAAGGCGCTCTCGCATTCCTTCGTTCGATCTATGCATAAAGCGGTCATGCTCACGCTGCTCTTGTCCAAATGCCCTCACCACTCGAACCGAACCCAACACTTCTTGCACCACAGATAAGGCAGAACTCTCGATGTTCCTGACTTTTCGCGATTGTCTCCGCATTCTTCGCCGGTAGAAGCTCGAAGCCACTAACACTAGTGGTGAAATTGCCAACCCAACTAGCGCAAATTTCCAACTGATGCGCGCTGTGACGTAAATCATGGCAATCAGCGTGATAGCTGACGAGAAAAACGGCACAATTCCGATGACGACGATATTTTGTAAGGCCGTGGCGTCGTACTGAATCCGGTAAAGGGAATCGGCAGTACCCTGAGTATCGTGATATGACAACGACAGTCGCTGCACGTGACGGAAGAGCTTGGCGCGAAACTGCCGAAGAATTTTTTCTCCTGTATAAGCTGTAAGAAACGAGGCGCCGAACTCCCGAAGCTGGTTCGCTAAGGCAACCGTCACCAAGAGGACGATGGCCAAAAACAGCAAAGAGTGCGCCGAACCTTTTACGGACGAGGGCAGCAGCGCCGTGAGGAAATGCGGCAGGGGACGCGAGCCAATCACATTGTCGACTGCAATCTTCAGGGGCAGGGGGACCAGCAGCGCCAGTGGAGCTCCGAGCAAACTCACTAAAAACAGAACCGCCAAATGACCGGAGTAGGGCCGCATCTCAAGCCACAGGCGCCAAATATTGGAAGACACGCGATTGGTTCTGACGAACTGCGCCGGTTTTCCGGCGGATGGTCGATATGTGCGCTCCTCTGGACTCATTAGAAACTCGAAACCGATAGCCGGTTGGACTATCGCCGAAAAATGTATCTAACCGACAACTGAATGGTCCTCGCTTCCAGTGCCGAATTGGCGCGGCCGAAGAAAGGCGAGCTCAACACTCCCACAATGCCGTTGATGTTGGTGTGGTTGATCGCGTTAAATGCATCCACACTGAATTCAAGGCTGTTCCGTTTGAGCTTTGCACGCTGCTCGCCCCACAGCAGCGGAACACTGAAACTCTTGGTAAAACGCAGATCAAGTTGTGTGCTTCCGGGTCCGCGTCCGGTGTTGCGAGTCACGCCAGCTGGACGATCATTCGCCACCGTATCGCCGTTATTGTCAAATCCCGTTGTGATGTTGAATGGCGCGGCACTCATCGCCGAAAGTACTAATCCAAGCCGGCACGCCCACGGCAGCGTTACTGCTCCCATGAGGTTGAAGCGATGCCTCCAATCGAAATCTGCTGGTCCGATTTCCGGTCGCAAGTCGTAGCTGTTGGCTGGCAATGAAAAAATCCCGTCGGTGTTGTTCGTGGTGTTAGAGAAGACATACTGAGCGTAGGGTTCAAAGAACTTTCCCAATCGTCCGCGGAAGGTGACGGTCAGGGAGTGGCTGCGCTCGAAAGCGCTCGACTCGACCTGATTGATATTCAGAAAGTTCGGGTCTGGGCGCACTTCTGTCTGCGGGAACGGCGCGTTAATGTTGCGCGAACGAAAAAGATGCGTTCCATGGAGG
The nucleotide sequence above comes from Acidobacteriota bacterium. Encoded proteins:
- a CDS encoding ABC transporter ATP-binding protein, with product MSPEERTYRPSAGKPAQFVRTNRVSSNIWRLWLEMRPYSGHLAVLFLVSLLGAPLALLVPLPLKIAVDNVIGSRPLPHFLTALLPSSVKGSAHSLLFLAIVLLVTVALANQLREFGASFLTAYTGEKILRQFRAKLFRHVQRLSLSYHDTQGTADSLYRIQYDATALQNIVVIGIVPFFSSAITLIAMIYVTARISWKFALVGLAISPLVLVASSFYRRRMRRQSRKVRNIESSALSVVQEVLGSVRVVRAFGQEQREHDRFMHRSNEGMRERLYQEKLQGSYGIVLAFLTAMGMATVLYIGVHDIKAGELTLGSLLLVMGYLSQVYGPLRTIGKKMASMQTYFVGAERAFALLDEAPDVLERPFARPLVRTSGAMTFRHVSFAYDDRLVLEDISFEAYPGSCIGIIGTTGAGKTTLVNLLTRFYDPSQGEILLDGVDLRDYKVSDLRNQFAIVLQEPVLFSTSIAENIAYARSNASQAEIMAAAQAANAHDFILGLPRSYETVVGERGMRLSGGERQRISIARAFLKDAPILILDEPTSSVDMKTEAAILDALERLARGRTTFVITHRPSALQQCDVVVRIEKGRLVGVEPGTRAVLQV